From the Selenomonas timonae genome, one window contains:
- the tsaE gene encoding tRNA (adenosine(37)-N6)-threonylcarbamoyltransferase complex ATPase subunit type 1 TsaE, whose amino-acid sequence MLTCITHSPEETAHLAGTIGKIIHEGTVICLDGELGVGKTLFVRALARTLGVESDVTSPTFNIMNIYEAACPIVHFDLYRIESEEELEDIGFYEYVEATEGIVLIEWAEKFPDAMPEDRVQVNIAALDGEERQFTFAAEGELSTALLEELSDIVNPEH is encoded by the coding sequence ATGCTCACCTGTATCACGCACTCTCCCGAGGAGACTGCGCATCTAGCGGGAACGATCGGTAAAATCATCCACGAGGGAACAGTCATCTGCCTCGACGGGGAGCTTGGGGTGGGAAAGACGCTCTTTGTGCGTGCGCTTGCGCGGACGCTCGGCGTGGAGAGCGACGTGACGAGCCCAACGTTCAACATCATGAACATCTACGAGGCGGCATGTCCCATTGTGCATTTTGACCTCTATCGCATCGAATCCGAGGAGGAGCTGGAGGACATCGGATTCTATGAGTACGTTGAAGCGACGGAGGGCATTGTTCTGATCGAGTGGGCGGAGAAATTTCCCGATGCGATGCCCGAGGATCGCGTCCAGGTGAACATCGCGGCACTGGACGGAGAGGAGCGGCAGTTCACCTTTGCCGCCGAAGGGGAGCTGAGCACGGCTCTCTTGGAGGAGTTGAGCGATATTGTCAATCCTGAGCATTGA
- the tsaB gene encoding tRNA (adenosine(37)-N6)-threonylcarbamoyltransferase complex dimerization subunit type 1 TsaB has translation MSILSIDTSSQVSSVAVLSVERVAAEISMQGALTHSETLMPHIEMALRMARVEKSELEGIAVSIGPGSFTGLRIGLASAKMMAYALHIPLIAVPTLEALAHHYICEGVRLVPMMDAQKGNVYAQEFVWRMDGDALKLQEIRPLAILPLTEVIAGLENAEQPVILLGDAMQKKTTLTLPANVRLAPIHARMPRAACVGLAALTRLARGEMDDPVTAAPLYLRRSEAEVLWEKRHGTGAAQ, from the coding sequence TTGTCAATCCTGAGCATTGATACCTCCTCGCAGGTCTCGAGCGTTGCCGTTCTGTCGGTGGAGCGCGTTGCGGCAGAGATCAGCATGCAGGGAGCACTGACGCACTCGGAGACGCTGATGCCGCACATCGAGATGGCACTCCGTATGGCGCGTGTGGAAAAATCTGAACTTGAGGGAATCGCCGTCAGCATCGGCCCCGGCTCGTTCACGGGGCTGCGCATCGGACTTGCGTCGGCAAAGATGATGGCATACGCCCTGCACATTCCCCTCATCGCAGTACCGACACTCGAGGCGCTTGCCCATCACTATATCTGTGAGGGTGTGCGCCTCGTTCCCATGATGGACGCACAGAAGGGAAATGTCTATGCGCAGGAATTCGTGTGGCGTATGGATGGCGATGCGCTGAAATTGCAAGAGATTCGTCCCCTTGCGATTCTTCCTCTGACGGAGGTCATCGCGGGCTTGGAGAACGCGGAGCAGCCTGTGATTCTGCTCGGCGATGCCATGCAGAAGAAAACGACGCTCACACTTCCGGCAAATGTGCGCCTTGCTCCGATTCATGCGCGCATGCCGCGTGCCGCATGTGTGGGTCTCGCGGCACTCACGCGGCTTGCACGCGGGGAGATGGACGATCCCGTGACTGCTGCACCCCTCTATCTTCGCCGCAGTGAGGCGGAGGTGCTGTGGGAGAAGCGGCATGGCACGGGGGCGGCACAGTGA
- the rimI gene encoding ribosomal protein S18-alanine N-acetyltransferase, producing the protein MIHFRELLPEDAEGVAAVERESFPTPWSREDFWREASNDFACYIVALEDAEIIGFGGCWISFEEAQVTNIALTSAQRGRGLGKVLMTRLMCAAAARGAERMTLEVRPSNTPALRLYEGLGFTAIGVRKKYYQDNDEDAILMWHTKLKEFVNERCAGETDARD; encoded by the coding sequence GTGATTCACTTTCGTGAACTCTTGCCCGAGGACGCGGAGGGCGTGGCTGCCGTCGAGCGTGAGAGCTTCCCGACGCCGTGGTCGCGTGAGGACTTCTGGCGTGAGGCTTCGAATGACTTTGCCTGCTATATCGTTGCGCTCGAGGATGCGGAGATCATCGGCTTTGGCGGCTGTTGGATCTCGTTCGAGGAGGCACAGGTGACGAATATCGCGCTGACCTCCGCACAGCGCGGCAGGGGGCTTGGCAAAGTTCTCATGACGCGGCTGATGTGTGCGGCGGCGGCACGTGGTGCGGAGCGTATGACACTTGAGGTGCGCCCGTCGAATACGCCCGCACTGCGTCTCTATGAGGGGCTGGGCTTTACGGCAATCGGTGTACGCAAGAAATACTATCAGGACAATGACGAGGACGCGATCCTGATGTGGCATACGAAATTGAAGGAATTTGTAAATGAAAGATGTGCAGGAGAAACTGACGCTCGGGATTGA
- the tsaD gene encoding tRNA (adenosine(37)-N6)-threonylcarbamoyltransferase complex transferase subunit TsaD: MKDVQEKLTLGIETSCDETSAAVLRGTRELLSCVIATQIPIHQKYGGVVPEIASRNHILSILPVVEQALAEAGTELAEIDQIAVTYGPGLVGALLVGVSAAKSLAFSLGVPLIGVNHLEGHIFANFLAAEELTPPFMALVVSGGHTALVDVADYETFRQMGRTRDDAAGEAFDKGARVMGLPYPGGPEIDKLAREGNPTAIDFPRALAREGNYEFSFSGLKSAVLNYINSEQMKGHELNKADIAASFQSAVVEVLVHKAFEAIHEAGRDTLVLAGGVAANKSLETRLRMAATAEGIRYLYPPLRLCTDNAAMIACRGAYQATAGKYSDLYLNAVPGLDFQ, from the coding sequence ATGAAAGATGTGCAGGAGAAACTGACGCTCGGGATTGAGACGAGCTGCGACGAGACCTCGGCGGCAGTGCTGCGCGGGACACGCGAACTCCTCTCGTGTGTGATCGCGACGCAGATTCCGATTCATCAGAAATACGGCGGCGTTGTGCCCGAAATCGCCTCACGCAACCACATTTTGAGCATTCTGCCCGTCGTCGAGCAGGCACTTGCGGAGGCGGGGACAGAGCTCGCAGAGATCGACCAGATCGCCGTCACCTACGGACCAGGTCTCGTCGGGGCTCTCCTCGTCGGCGTGTCGGCGGCGAAGTCGCTCGCATTCTCCCTCGGTGTGCCGCTCATCGGGGTCAATCACCTCGAGGGGCATATCTTTGCGAACTTCCTTGCGGCCGAGGAACTCACGCCGCCCTTTATGGCACTCGTCGTCTCGGGCGGGCATACGGCACTCGTCGATGTCGCGGACTACGAGACGTTCCGCCAGATGGGCAGGACGCGCGATGATGCGGCGGGCGAGGCGTTCGACAAGGGGGCGCGTGTGATGGGGCTGCCGTACCCCGGCGGCCCCGAGATCGACAAGCTCGCCCGCGAGGGCAACCCCACCGCGATCGACTTCCCGCGTGCACTTGCACGGGAGGGAAATTACGAATTCAGCTTCAGCGGGCTGAAATCCGCCGTGCTGAACTACATAAACAGCGAGCAGATGAAGGGGCATGAACTGAACAAGGCGGACATCGCCGCCTCGTTCCAGTCTGCCGTCGTCGAGGTGCTCGTGCATAAGGCATTCGAGGCGATTCACGAAGCGGGGCGCGATACCCTTGTCCTCGCGGGCGGTGTTGCGGCGAATAAGTCCCTTGAGACACGTCTGCGGATGGCGGCAACGGCGGAGGGCATCCGCTATCTTTATCCGCCGCTGCGCCTCTGCACGGATAACGCTGCCATGATTGCCTGTCGCGGTGCGTATCAGGCGACGGCAGGGAAGTACAGTGACCTCTATCTGAACGCCGTCCCGGGACTGGATTTTCAGTAA